TAACTGATAAAATATCTTTTGATCTGGGCTTTTATTTAGTGACATGCAAGCTATGTAGCATCCCTACAGTATGTAATCTCTGAATTATTCCTTTGTGTTGCATttaaacaagcagaaaaaaagactgCATTATAACTTTGATAGTGGCTTTTTTgttcagagatttttaaaaaggagcaAAGAATAACGTAAACACAAGcagttgggggaaaaaaaatccaaaccctgTCAAACAGAGATAATTCCACTAATAGAGGGGAAGTAGCATTTGAAGTGATGGCTCCATTTCAGTTGTGATTATATTTGATTGCATTTAAGTTTGTTGGTATTAACTGGGTTTAAGGTCAGGACAGACTAAATGCACAGGTTAATTACTATGCAAAAACTAGatcagtttaaaggaatttggGTGTAAATTGTCTCTGTGAAAGGTGAACGATGAAAAAGTGATACAAAAATTGGTAAAGcttttgtaaaaacaaactTTTGTTAAAGTCAGATGAAAGCAGTTACCTGTACTTGCCATTCTCAGGGACAGGAGTAGAGCTCTCAGCACTCAGGAGGGGCAGGGTGCTGAATGTGGCAACTCTGGCCATGAGAACTTGATCCCAGGCGTCCTTGGAGTCCTCAGTGGCCAGGAGTCATGCAGTCCTCCCTTTCGGGAGGAGATGGGATTGTTGGAGTCCTCAGTGGCCAGGAGTCATGCAGTCCTCCCTTTCGGGAGGAGGTGGGATAAGATTTATGAGGGGAGAATATCATCCACTGGATCTTTCCCAGCCTTTGGACAGTCCTGAAGTGTTGCTTGATGGCTGAATTGGTTTGTGTCACTTTAGTTCTGCTCGTTGTACCAGCTGTGAGATTTTCATAGCACCTGCCAAATTAGGCTTTTTCTAACAAGAATGACATAACTACATAGCAGTGTGGCAGAGTTCTAACTGTGGTCTTCCAACATTGGCTTAGCTGTAAGGCAAGAAGTTTAAATTTTCTCAGCTacagaatgaaattaatttcctgctgAAATGCACAAGATACTTGATTAGAATTCAGGctactgctgcattttttttcctgtagtacCAGATGACCACCAGATGACTTTTACTTAGGGAATATTTGAGCCAGAAAAGACAATCTTTTTTTCAGATACAGAGTAAGGTTTCAGTATCAGTCTTCACAAAATGAATCTGTTTTAGGAATACAATGCCCACAGATAATTCCTGTAGAATTTCCTGCTTGTACTCTAGTGTGTCCACTGCTGTCAGATTTCCAAAACCTGGTAAGAACTATCTTGACATGACTGTTTGACATTGGACTCTACATCTTATCTAGCAACAGGGACATCtaaggcaggaaaaaagggagagaataTGCCCTATTTCACTCAGGGTCTGGCAGTGTAGGAAATAAGAACCATCGCTCTGTGATACACCATTATATtcttatatattatatattatttattatttatatttatttatatattatattgcTGAGTATGAAGTTGAAGTGTACAGAACAATTCTCTGTGTCCTGTAATTGCCTTCATGTACAAAAAGGAGATAGAGAAGCTCTTGGCTTACACTTTTTCTAGagtaaaatttcattttgcagtttGAGGTAAGCTTTTACTGTTGGATCTGCTGTGGTTCTGAGGGGTGGCCTTATCCACCAGCTGTTAATTATACATGTTTGGTTaattttgtttttggggtttttttcctaaagttgTCTGAAAACACTACATGTATTTCTTACTACAAACCTTGTGCAGCTATTGCAAGTATGTAATTTATTCCTACAGTCTTTGGACAACTCTTTAAAACCCAGTTTCTTTGTTTAGcaggaaaatatctgaaaattcACTAAAAGCATCTTTTCAGCATTAATCATACAGATAGTTTTCACATGATTATTCAGTTTAAATGTTTGTCACAAGGTAAGGTTTGCAAAGGTAAGGTTTTCTTACGCTAGCATAGCTGTTAAGATTCAAGTGCATGCTTACCTGGTATTTGAAGAATGACATTTACCTCAGAACACTTTAAAAGGTGTGATTGGGAAGGTTACCCCAGAGTCCTGTGTTTGCTTGAAAAATCCACAGATACTGTCCTGTTCTAGCATGTTTAGTTATGGAAAGCTGCACTGGGTCTATATTCCATCTAATTTAGCAACTCTTCTCCAGGAGCATCCAAAATTGGCACACTCAGAGGTGCAAGATGCTCTGTACTAAGCAAagtgtgttctgtgctggggaggttTTCCTCTTACACCCAAGATGTTAAATTTTACACTGTAGCATAACTAACAGTTTTGAAAGAAGCAAATGTTCTGTAAAGTCTTCTTGTAAGTCAGAAGCTCTCTCTTGCCATGGGAAGTCAAGTCATTCCTTTCAGTCTTAAGTTCTTGATCTCCATGACATCATGAGGTTCTGCCTTGTAACATGGTTTATGAAAAGTGCATTGGACACTACCCTTACACAGAAATTGATACCATTTGAGTGGTAACCATActattataaaaaaaaacaacataggAGATGGAGATCTAAGATAATTATAGtaacactaaaataaaatattaaagcttgtgctgtttcatttttcaccAATGAGTCATACTAGTGATTTTTAAGAAGAAGCCTTGTCTGGACTGTCGTGGAGGAATGAATGTTAACAGATTTATGACAAAAATAATCCTTAAATTTGTTAATTACTTCAAAATTTATATGAGAGCCTGTAAAGTGTTCTTTATGTGAAAAGTGACAAAATACAAGTGTGTGATAGGgaaaaataaggggaaaagaaaaatgaaaagcatcaTTGTCATAACTGGAATTAGTGATATTTCTTTGGCTGTAAGAAGAAAGGTGAAACAAAGGAGTGTGATGGATGTGCTGAGTACTCCAGAAACCTACAGTTTCATAAGGACTGAAGTGATGAAATTTTTTGGATAAAAGCATGAAGTCAGAAGTCAAAAGGAATTTGGTAATTATTCTGATAGGAATTGCAGTAAATGTTTTTACTATTTTTGATACTTACTGTAAGAATTGGGaagggaaaactgaaatttctgtCTCAGTAGTAAGCTTGGCTGAACATGGATTTGTGTGggttttcactgaaaaatttgattaaaaaaaagttgccAGATCAGTAAGTCTGACCTGTAGCATAGCTATAATGTGTACCTCAGCTTTGCTTCAAAAGTTAAATCATTACTTAATGAATCAAGTACACCTGAGTATTTGACCCATCAACTGTCCTTTAATGGTCCTTTAATGGTCACTCAGTGCCAGACAGTTCTGTTTCCTTAACTTCTTGGCTACGATGAATCCAGTGGCGTTCGGCATGTACGTAGGATGTTCCACCCAGGCCGGGGTTTGGGAGGCCCCCGTGCTCGTAGATCAAACATGCACTTTACTACCAGTTCCCCTGGTGGGCTTTCGTCTTCTCAGAGTTCATATTCTCCAAGCAATAGAGAAGCCATGGACCCTATAGCTGGTAAGAGCTGTAACCCAAATTTTACCCCACTATCCTCTTTCCACAGAGAAAGGAGAATGCAAGGTGACACCAgttgctctgctgtgtgttgCTCAGAAGCTGCACATAAAGGCATGGGATCCCACAGGGCAGGTGAAGAGGAAAAGTTGTTCTTACTGTCAGCATCAGAAAATAATTAGGCTGTGTCTTTAGGATTCCCAGAAGTAACTTGTTTGTGCTATTTCTACCTTTGatgtaaaaataacttttatttacAAGGAATTAAAAATGGACAGTGATgacagttttgaaaacaaatacagtTTTGTCTGCGGAGAAACCTAAGCGTTTTAATGCCACGGTCTTTGTCCGTGCCCGTATGTTGGGGAAACCTCAGAATGTCTGCCACAAATCCACCTTTACTTCAGATGCAAAGGGGACACAGTGCTCAAACTGGAGCTTGCTACTGTCAGTCTGTGAGTACTTGAGGGGGAGGTAGCCAGCCATCTGGCTTAAAGAGGCATTGCCCCTGGAAGGGGAGCTGTGGATCCAGTGCTTCTTTTATCATGGTCCTCTTGGCCTGCCCTCTGCTGGCCTGGTGTGACCTGATATAACTCATTAAATTAGCTGTGAAGAAGTAGCCcatcaagagaaaaaacaagttaAGTGAGGTCACAAGGCTGAAGTTAATTTTCAGCCTTGCGGGACCTTCCCACTTAGCATCATTAAATGTGGGATAAAATGTCATTCTTCTGcattctattctgttttgctggAAGATGTGTTTCTGTATTTAGAGCACACTGAGCTGGGTGTCCGTCTTGTTCCAGGACACTTTTGAGTTCACACCTCTTtccaaaatactgttttccatTATTCCAAGCTTTAGCTTACAGTGAGAATAAATACATCTTAATCTTGCCTATGAGTTTAACATGTCTGCCTTTTTACTGGAGTAATAAATAGGAAAGATCACAGTGATTTTCCTATTTAAAGTTTATAGCAtcatttaatttttcccccttctggCATTCTCTAGTACTTAAAATTTACTTAATTTTGGTGCTGCTATCAGTGTTGGTGAAAATTACTTGACCTCTCTAGTTATATTTTGATTTGTTCCTTCAAAAACAGCTTGCTTTAGAATGATTATGTTTTGCTAATGcaatggaagaaaaattgtCATGACCTATATAGTAACTTTGTAATGtagaggagaggggcaggagcaggattgTCCCCTGCTTCCTCTGCCATTGCATCAACTGCAGCAGGTATCTGAGATGAGAAGTACCTTCTGCACAGGGCATAGGAGAGATTCTGCAGTAATGCACTGAGCAGTAACTCGCTGctaatattcattaaaaaaaaacaactttgtgGATAAAAATTTGCAAGGAGTATTCCATCTTTCTGAATTGGAAGACCTAATAACAGGGGGTTTTCTTCATGCTTGTGGCAGAAGTAAAAATTCATAGAGAATGCTTTTGATGTGAAGCAGTGATTGAATGTTTTATTAACTAAATTTCTTTTATGGAATGTTTGAAGCAATGGTACaatatttctctctttgctACAGTTCAGCTTCCCTCTGGGATAATTGTGTTTTGAGGGAGCACTcgttgaaaggaaaaaaaaaaggtaccaTCCACAGCCAAAATAAAGAAGTTTCTTAGCGGCTATTTTGACTTGAAGTTTCAGAGTGTGGCTGCAGAGGACATCTTTTGCCAGGCTACCTGTAGATTGGCTCTCCTGTCTTTGTCGACACTTTAAACCTAGTGTTATTATTTGGACTAAATCTGCATAAATTAGTCTTAATCTTTATGGGCATCAGTCTTCACAGTTGTCTCTGAGCATAGCTGGGTTTTGTTGTTAGTTGAAAAAGGTGAATTGGTGCACTGGAATTCAAGGTGTATGTATTCTGCTGTGTAATGCTCATTTAAGATCTTAAGTCATAgaagctttctcttctctggcAGAGCTTTTATCCCAGCTGTCAGGTGTGAGGCGTTCTGCAGGAGGACAGCTCAACTCCTCTGGCCCTTCTGCTTCTCAattacagcagctgcagatgcaACTGCAGTTGGAACGACAACATGCACAGGCAGCAAGACAGCAACTGGAGACTGCACGCAATGCAACCAGACGCACCAACACGATCAATGTCAACACCACTATGACACAATCTACAACAACAACCAACACATCTAACACAGAAAACAGTCAGCAGACTatccagaattcccagttccTTCTGACAAGGTAATTTGTTCAGCGTGTTTACTTGTATTTGCCTCTTATAATTTCTGTTTACCTTAGTTCTAGGAGAGATACAGAGCTGCATGAAGCTTGTATGTTTGGAGTCAGGCACATGCGAAGGATGGCATTAATTAACAGAATACTTACCTAGTTTAGAAATTATACTTACACCCCAGGATTCTTTAAAAAGAGGATTCCCCTCATGTGTCATCTCAGTTCTTCTGGAATACTGACTACtgatctgaaataaaaatattttccacatcTCCTCTGCCACACCCTCTGCTAGCATACTTTTGTTTGTCTGCTATTGTGCAAGAGTGTGGTAATTttagcagctcctctgcctgaaTTTGAGTCAAGTGGATTTTTCTCTAAGTTCAAAATAATGCCATGTGAGATTTTTTAATTAGGAGTTCACTTGAGAATTTTAATCAAAGCACCCACAAGTGTCACAGACTGTGACTTTCAGAGTTGGGGTGAGCAGTTTCCTTGCCGCTATCAGGGCATGCAGTGTACCTTAGGAGAGTGGAATTACATTGAGTAATCCATGTGTAGGCTTTACATGTGCAGTGATGTGTTTTGTGGTCAATGCGAACTTAAAAGTTGATGTGGAAACAAAGGAGGCATGTAATTCCATGTCCAGGAAATGGCACCAGCCCTCCCTAAAAGACTCCTTGAATAACAGAAAACCTTGTGAACAGTTCTTGATGTTCTCTAACTTTGGGCTCCACTGCAAATGctgttgcagcagcagagaaggggTGGATTGTTAAATGCATGCCTGTAGTGCTGAAGTGCTGGATGTGTTGAAGGGCAGGTGGGACTGTTCTGAAGGAGCAGTTTATGAGCACATCTCAGCCTGTTGGTGGTGTCACCAGTGAAATGGGCTTTCAGCAAGTCTCTGTCTTCTCTTCCCTCGCTGCTGCACAGGTTGAATGATCCGAAGATGTCAGAAGCAGAGCGTCAGTCAATGGAGAGTGAACGGGCAGACTGCAGCCTGTTTGTTCAGGAGCTTCTACTGTCCACCTTGATGCAGGAAGAAAGTTCCTCCTCAGATGAGGATGAGCGGGGGGAGATTGCAGATTTTGGTGCTATGGGCTGTGTAGATATTATGCCTCTAGATGTTGCTTTAGAAAACCTAAATTTAAAAGAGAGTAATAAAGGAAATGagcctcctccacctcctcttTGATGACATCCCACTTTGCAGACAATGTCCTCTGTGCTGTATTTGCCAATGAAAGTGGACAACAACTatcttgggtttgttttggtgaTTGTAATTTCAGGTCTGTCACTCTTGTTACATTGTGTACAttcaaaagaaagagagaaaagatatATATGATAATCATTTCCACTTAACTAATTTTTACTTCTAGCAGGTAATGTAGGTTGCAGAGCAGAAGGCTCTGTGTCCTGTACCTTGACATGCAAAAGGCTCTCCTAATACTCCACATTcaaactgaagaggaaaaaaaaaaaagaaaaatctctaaTGAAGCTGCTGTGTGTATTTATGAATATTAATGAATAAAAACTGCTTGGATGGTTTACCTTAACTACTGCATGACGTTTTTTGCAGCGTGCATGAGTTTTAGTGACCTTGTCATTTAAAAACTTAAATACAAGGAGTAAAACTATAAAACACAAAGCTTTCCCATTTTTCAAAGGTTACATGATGAAAAAGGTTAGCGCTGAGTAGCAGTTTGTGATCACAAAGTAGCTTTTTAATAATGTGTGACAGAATGACATCTTCATCTACTGTTCCTGCACAGGATGGGAACTCTGCAGTGGGATACATTGTCGTGACCGGGGTGTGGCGTTTTGCTGAATGTGACCATTATGTTGCCCTCTCAGCCCTCATCTAAATGTGGAGTTAAACTTCATTTTATGCATCTGTAGGAGACACAACAGTAAGGCCACTGCTGGAAGCTTCTGCAAGGGGCTTTTGTGTGCCCTAAAATCAAATGATGTTCACTTTTGTTTAAAGTTTTTGTTGTGGttgttaaaattttttaattgttaagTATGTTTTATTCAGGTGTAGACAATTCATATATTCActgtgtttcttaaaaaaaaaaaagttaatccGGATCCTATTGTCTTAGTTTAAAAGCCTTTCACAGCCTCAATCATATTTTGAGTTATTTATGTATTTGCTTCATAGTTTGCAGAGACCTGACAGTATCAGGAGAGCTTGAGGATTTAGATTCCCAGACTGTCAGTATATTACAAGAAATTCTTAATGCTAACTTTAGCaccttttatttattgtttcttttggttATTTTTGCTGGTAtaaaaaaagttggaaaaaaaagccttttagtTGAATCATGCCACCTACATGCCTATACTGTTAATCCTActggtttggaaaaaaaggagtatGGTGTTCTTGTGCATGAATTTATAATCGCCCCAAAGCAAGGACAGAAGGCGTATGTTTGGTCttgggtttgattttctttcttttttgtttttttttttttttccccccccccccccccccccccccccccccccccccccccccccccccccccccccccccccccccccccccccccccccccccccccccccccccccccccccttttttgggttttttttttttttccccttttgtggGGGGTGGAggtgttttgttctgttttgttttgggggtttcatttggttttggttttgttgtggttttttttttgggttttttttttttttttttttggggggttttgttggttGCTTggttagttgggtttttttggtgttttttttttaatgtaaagttagattttaaaaacaaaagtgcaCACAGCTTCTGATGAAAATTTAAACTAGACTTATATCATAATGATGTCTTTCCAGATCTGTCACCTCAccccctctctctttctctgtatCCTCTCATCTCAGCAGCATTGTAGACTAAATGTAATGACTTGGACACCATGTGGTGTTCTCAGCAGAACTGTGACATGTATGCTAATCcaaaataacagcagaaaaaatccAACTCCATAGACTGAAGTTTAagttccttcctctctctctctctttttttttcatcatcaaATCTTGATTGTTTTCATGTAGAACAGCATTAgctttggttgggttttttttctcttttttggtttttttttggtttttttttttttgtctctgcaaCAGAAAACTTTACATGCAGCCTCTGGTTACCCTGAGAGTTACCCCCAGTAGGGGACTTTTTTTATTGATTGTTGAAGACTTTCAAAAATTTTTCAAGCTGTAGTTTTTCAAACACATCTTCTGCACATTACAATAAGACACACGGTTCAATAAAGCATTTCCAAGACTGTTGTTCAGTTGATTTTCTTTGGTTCTAATGTATTTTCCAGACAGTTTTGTTCCAGAAGTCTTTGCATATGCCTTTAGTTTTAACTGTATCTTCCAGCAGAGGTTGTGTAGTTGTACAGTTTGTGTAGACAGCCTGGGTGGTTTTAtataaataccttttaaaacCAAATGCTTGGCAGGTGAAGTACATAATCCTGAGCTCTTCACAGGTAGGTGAATTGAAGGCTGAATAGACcaagatgcatttttttaaaacaggctcttctcagtgtGGTGGTGTTTTCTGTTGGTTAAGTCTGGTCTCTTACATCGCCCAAATTCTAGACACCAGCACACTTGCTTGGAAGGGAATGCAAACCAGTGCTATACCCGTGTTTGTTTGGAGACTGAATAGATGCTGGCCTGGATTTAAAAGTGCCCCTGGACATTGTATTAACTTACACAAATCAGTGGTTTGGGAGGctgtttgactttttttttctattttaggtTTAAAGATGACATGAGATGGCGGCTAGGAAGGTGTTCTGGTAGTCTGTCAAGTCCTATTTGCTGGgaagtatttttccttctcagagtAAGCTTTCCAATGTAGCATGTTTGAGGtatttccaaaacattttattttcagggtcCTTTGGGCTGCAGTGGTTACAGTCTCCATCAGCTTTAAAGGGGAATCCCACAGCTGTTTATTGCCTTTTCCAtgtgagagaggaaaaagatcatgaaacaacagaaaaacccaCCCCAGCTCCCAACATGGACAGCCCACTGGCAGGAAGCCTTGGTGCGCTCGCACAGTTCTGGAAAGCAGGGACGCCTGTGTTGTGACCGGGTGGTCAAGGTTGTGTAAAGAAGCGTTTTCAAGGGTaccagcagaagaaattttatcccccccccccccccccccccccccccccccccccccccccccccccccccccccccccccccccccccccccccccccccccccccccccccccccccccccccccccccccccccccccccccccccccccccccccccccccccccccccccccccccccccccccccccccccccccccccccccccccccccccccccccccccccccccccccccccccccccccccccccccccccccccccccccccccccccccccccccccccccccccccccccccccccccccccccccccccccccccccccccccccccccccccccccccccccccccccccccccccccccccccccccccccccccccccccccccccccccccccccccccccccccccccccccccccccccccccccccccccccccccccccccccccccccccccccccccccccccccccccccccccccccccccccccccccccccccccccccccccccccccccccccccccccccccccccccccccccccccccccccccccccccccccccccccccccccccccccccccccccccccccccccccccccccccccccccccccccccccccccccccccccccccccccccccccccccccccccccccccccccccccccccccccccccccccccccccccccccccccccccccccccccccccccccccccccccccccccccccccccccccccccccccccccccccccccccccccccccccccccccccccccccccccccccccccccccccccccccccccccccccccccccccccccccccccccccccccccccccccccccccccccccccccccccccccccccccccccccccccccccccccccccccccccccccccccccccccccccccccccccccccccccccccccccccccccccccccccccccccccccccccccccccccccccccccccccccccccccccccccccccccccccccccccccccccccccccccccccccccccccccccccccccccccccccccccccccccccccccccccccccccccccccccccccccccccccccccccccccccccccccccaaaaaaaaaaaaaaaaaaaaaaaaaaaaagaaaaagttttctaGGCTATTAGTTACAAAGCAGAACTTAGGAAACACATTCCTGGAAACAGGACGTGACAATGGTAAGTTAAAGGAGACCATAATTGTGCACGTGCAGAGGGAAGATATATGCCCCACCAAAGGTGGGTCCAAGCTCCTGAGTTGTGTGTGCtcggtgtgtgtgtgtgtgtgtgtgtgtgtgtgtgtgtgtgtgtgtgtgtgtgtgtgtgtgtgtgtgtgtgtgtgtgtgtgtgtgtgtgtgtgtgtgtgtgtgtgtgtgtgtgtgtgtgtgtgtgtgtgtgtgtgtgtgtgtgtgtgtgtgtgtgtgtgtgtgtgtgtgtgtgtgtgtgtgtgtgtgtgtgtgtgtgtgtgtgtgtgtgtgtgtgtgtgtgtgtgtgtgtgtgtgtgtgtgtgtgtgtgtgtgtgtgtgtgtgtgtgtgtgtgtgtgtgtgtgtgtgtgtgtgtgtgtgtgtgtgtgtgtgtgtgtgtgtgtgtgtgtgtgtgtcctgtgtgtgctCGGTATttgtgttctctgtgtgtgtgctctgtgtgtctgtgtgctgatggtgtgtgtgtttgctctcTCTGTGAGTGTGCTGTTTGTGTGCTctctgtgttctgtgctgtgctgtcctaTCAGGCGCCACCCCGTCCGTATCGCCGATGCTCTCCAGAGCCTGCTGTGTCCTTTCCTGCCCGGTCAGCGTGGGCGGTGCCAGGTTCCATTCTGGCGAGGGCTGCCAGGGAGCCTTTGTTGGGGGTGCTGCAGACAGAAAGGCATTCTGGCATTTCGCTATTTTGTGTTTAAAGTGGTAGGGAAAACGGTTGAAACAGTGAAGTCCCTAGAAAGCTTTTTAGAATATTGGTGTGGTCTGTAACTTCTGCTTTAATAAGAGGTCTAGGTTGGTTTTTGGAaccttttttgtgtttgtgttaaAGACAAAGAAAGGCTCTTACACATGGGGGTGTAATAATCAGTGAAAATGCATCCAGTTCATGTTTTACTTGTAACTGCTTTGATCAATTCCTTGGCACTGGGGGTTGGGGGAATTTCCATTCTCTGCCCTTCGTTCAGGTTGGGTCTCCATCTTGGCACAGAGTTGTGCTCCCTGTTAAGTTTGTGGGCAGCGTAGTTTGGTGCAGAAACCAAACATCCTGATgtgtgcacagctgcagctttgagACACTTGTCTGTTGTGAAGGACTAAAGGCCCTTTCCCGTTACCAACAGGAAGTCCCAGGAAGCAGAGAGGCTCCACTGCCTCCTGGGGCTCTCAGACCTAAACCAGGGAAGCAGTGTGTGAAGATTTTCCAGTTACATCACTtaatctgcttttccctggcatAGCTGTCCTTCATTTCTGGTCAGCCTGCTTTGCCACATGGGTGCTCTGCTG
This genomic interval from Ficedula albicollis isolate OC2 chromosome Z, FicAlb1.5, whole genome shotgun sequence contains the following:
- the KCMF1 gene encoding E3 ubiquitin-protein ligase KCMF1, translated to MQCILTRVDFDLYYGGEAFSVEQPQSFTCPYCGKMGYTETSLQEHVTSEHAETSTEVICPICAALPGGDPNHVTDDFAAHLTLEHRAPRDLDESSGVRHVRRMFHPGRGLGGPRARRSNMHFTTSSPGGLSSSQSSYSPSNREAMDPIAELLSQLSGVRRSAGGQLNSSGPSASQLQQLQMQLQLERQHAQAARQQLETARNATRRTNTINVNTTMTQSTTTTNTSNTENSQQTIQNSQFLLTRLNDPKMSEAERQSMESERADCSLFVQELLLSTLMQEESSSSDEDERGEIADFGAMGCVDIMPLDVALENLNLKESNKGNEPPPPPL